One window of Candidatus Nitrospira kreftii genomic DNA carries:
- a CDS encoding hypothetical protein (conserved protein of unknown function) — protein MSVSTRFFEILRMISRLWSDLPLLARLLKAWKRGSYRGLSMRTIVSLAAALLYIVSPIDLMPDFIPGIGLIDDAAVLALLLHSIGQDLAAFRVWEQNRNRV, from the coding sequence ATGAGCGTATCCACGAGATTCTTTGAGATCCTGCGAATGATCAGCCGTCTCTGGTCCGACCTTCCTCTGTTGGCTCGATTGCTCAAAGCCTGGAAGCGTGGCAGCTACAGAGGGCTCTCGATGCGCACGATCGTGTCGCTTGCCGCGGCCCTGCTCTATATCGTGAGTCCCATTGACCTCATGCCGGATTTTATTCCAGGAATCGGACTGATCGATGATGCAGCGGTGTTGGCATTGCTGCTCCATAGCATCGGGCAAGACTTGGCAGCATTTCGAGTGTGGGAGCAGAACCGCAATCGGGTATAG
- a CDS encoding Ribulose 1,5-bisphosphate carboxylase large subunit: MEDKATGSSEFLTAIYDVDGPESPGLIGFDALRAISTDDALRLPVACHPAFLGASIGNQRNGLAPSALYGLLPRLAGADITIYPAFGSDYPMSQEECLSVANGGRKPWGQLRSTMPAVGGRIGPERLAELSAPFGRDTIFVLGSRLQKEPGGVVSAIQAFHRVLATLFS, translated from the coding sequence ATGGAGGATAAGGCTACGGGTTCGTCAGAGTTTCTGACAGCAATCTATGATGTCGATGGACCTGAATCTCCTGGTCTCATAGGTTTTGATGCGCTTCGGGCGATCAGCACAGATGATGCGCTCAGATTGCCTGTTGCCTGCCACCCGGCGTTCCTCGGCGCATCCATCGGGAATCAGCGGAACGGTCTTGCGCCATCTGCGTTGTACGGACTCCTGCCTCGGCTGGCTGGCGCCGACATCACCATCTATCCGGCCTTCGGTTCTGACTACCCAATGTCGCAAGAGGAGTGTTTATCGGTCGCGAATGGCGGTCGGAAGCCCTGGGGACAACTCAGATCGACCATGCCGGCGGTTGGTGGACGAATCGGACCGGAACGACTCGCCGAGCTGAGCGCGCCGTTCGGCCGAGATACGATCTTTGTCTTGGGGAGTCGGCTCCAGAAAGAGCCAGGTGGAGTGGTCTCAGCGATACAGGCCTTTCACAGGGTATTGGCGACATTGTTTAGTTAA
- a CDS encoding Oligopeptide transporter, OPT family, producing the protein MKDDQPVVPATVRLPEITVKAVVLSVILAAVLAAANAYLGLFAGMTVSASIPAAVASMAILRLFRNSNILENNIVQTAASSGEALAAGVIFTIPALLLVGYWSDFDYWETVLIATVGGVLGVLFTIPLRRALIVTARLRFPEGVATAEVLKVAAVDRNSARLRDSTAPFRSLLASAVLGASVKLGESGLRLWTDSLEAAAQVGKTVFYGGLNLSPALLAVGFILGLRTAIVVFLGGVIGWVFLMPTYGLLYGLPHERTGLAAAMAIWSEQIRYVGIGAMLTGGLWTLTRLREPVWNSLQTLRAGYRASGSMKPRLRLTRTEQDASLAWIVVSLVLSLIPMVWIYSRVVDSWLIGIVMTLVMAIAAFLFSSVAAYMAGLVGSSSNPVSGVTIATIMMAALLLLLFLGAGHPAGPAAALVVGAVVCCAAAMGGDNLQDLKTGHLVGATPWKQQVMQVLGVVTGALVLVPVLSLLQAKYGIGEPTSSHPHPLTAPQATLMANLTRSVFGAGLPWPLVGLGATIGALVIMVDRLQERRGSAFRFPVLAVALGIYLPLKLSAAIVLGGVIGGLASRKLGGRLEPSQSGLLFSAGLITGEALMGIMLAMPIALSGLWPDLASDPFSIFASPPLGGWPGLVVMMLVAWLLYRIAVGSRANKRTLTTDSGS; encoded by the coding sequence ATGAAAGACGACCAGCCTGTCGTCCCGGCCACAGTCCGACTCCCTGAAATTACCGTCAAAGCAGTTGTGTTGTCGGTGATTCTTGCCGCCGTCCTAGCTGCAGCCAATGCCTACCTGGGATTGTTTGCAGGAATGACGGTGTCCGCCTCCATTCCGGCAGCCGTTGCGTCCATGGCGATTTTGCGTCTGTTCCGCAACTCCAACATTCTCGAGAATAACATCGTGCAAACCGCCGCATCTTCCGGCGAGGCTCTGGCTGCGGGTGTCATCTTTACGATTCCCGCGCTCCTCCTGGTCGGCTATTGGTCGGACTTCGACTATTGGGAGACGGTTCTCATTGCGACCGTCGGAGGGGTACTGGGTGTACTCTTTACCATTCCATTACGCCGCGCGCTTATTGTCACGGCTCGCTTGCGTTTTCCCGAAGGGGTAGCCACGGCGGAAGTGTTGAAGGTGGCCGCAGTGGATCGAAATTCTGCTCGCCTTCGAGATTCGACGGCGCCGTTTCGATCATTGTTGGCTTCCGCCGTGTTAGGTGCATCGGTGAAACTCGGCGAGAGCGGCCTGCGATTGTGGACAGATTCGTTGGAAGCTGCCGCGCAGGTCGGAAAGACCGTGTTCTATGGAGGCCTGAATCTTTCACCGGCGTTGCTCGCCGTGGGTTTTATCTTGGGACTGCGAACCGCTATTGTAGTCTTTCTTGGTGGCGTCATCGGATGGGTGTTCTTGATGCCAACGTATGGACTCCTCTATGGATTGCCTCACGAACGGACGGGACTGGCGGCCGCCATGGCGATCTGGAGTGAGCAGATTCGGTATGTCGGAATCGGTGCGATGTTAACCGGAGGCTTGTGGACCTTGACGAGACTGCGCGAGCCGGTCTGGAACAGCCTGCAGACACTCCGAGCAGGCTACCGCGCCTCTGGATCGATGAAACCACGCCTGAGATTAACCCGCACGGAACAGGATGCGTCGCTCGCGTGGATTGTCGTGTCATTGGTGCTCTCACTGATCCCGATGGTATGGATCTATTCGCGAGTTGTGGACAGCTGGTTGATCGGTATAGTCATGACTCTTGTGATGGCAATCGCCGCGTTTCTCTTCTCGTCGGTCGCAGCCTATATGGCCGGCTTGGTGGGAAGTTCCAGCAATCCCGTGTCCGGAGTGACGATTGCCACGATCATGATGGCCGCACTCTTGCTGCTCCTCTTCCTGGGAGCTGGACACCCCGCTGGACCGGCCGCTGCGTTAGTGGTCGGAGCCGTCGTCTGCTGCGCTGCCGCCATGGGCGGAGACAATTTACAAGACCTCAAGACGGGTCATCTAGTCGGAGCGACACCATGGAAACAACAAGTCATGCAAGTTCTCGGTGTGGTAACCGGGGCCCTAGTGTTGGTCCCGGTGCTCTCCCTGCTCCAAGCTAAGTACGGGATAGGCGAACCAACAAGCAGCCATCCTCATCCGCTCACAGCCCCGCAAGCGACCCTCATGGCGAACCTAACACGGAGTGTATTTGGCGCTGGTCTACCATGGCCGCTTGTGGGTCTGGGAGCGACGATCGGTGCGCTGGTAATTATGGTAGATCGCCTGCAAGAACGTCGCGGAAGCGCATTTCGGTTTCCGGTCCTGGCGGTAGCGCTTGGGATCTATCTTCCGCTGAAACTCTCTGCGGCTATTGTTCTTGGTGGAGTGATTGGAGGGTTGGCGAGCAGAAAATTAGGAGGCAGACTTGAGCCGTCACAGTCAGGGTTGCTCTTTTCCGCCGGACTGATTACCGGTGAGGCCTTGATGGGCATCATGTTGGCGATGCCCATCGCGCTCTCAGGACTCTGGCCTGATCTGGCCTCTGATCCGTTTAGTATATTTGCCTCGCCTCCGCTGGGTGGTTGGCCTGGCCTGGTCGTGATGATGCTGGTCGCATGGCTTCTGTATCGGATTGCGGTCGGCTCACGAGCGAATAAGCGCACCCTCACTACTGACTCAGGATCGTGA
- a CDS encoding hypothetical protein (conserved protein of unknown function), whose amino-acid sequence MLRGRWVGPIDKQRSEVFWVFRGDAHAFFQPFLSGVFLETALATPYWVFEHVWAAFARGGTALPRKGMGAIAQQLAETLPPGTIRLNQRVQQIDEGNVLLESGETLSGDVLVIATDDETASRLRGEGVSGREARVSTTIYFDAPAPPQHGAWLMLNGAGNGLVNTVCVLSEAAPSYAPNGRALISTTVTDHTERYDNLPDVVREFLRSWFGRQVDEWRHLRTDRIRRALPPVDLLPSSEGGTPSRVADGLYLCGDYRESGTLDGALVSGRKAAETVLVDHAIV is encoded by the coding sequence TTGCTCCGTGGCCGGTGGGTCGGCCCAATCGACAAGCAAAGGTCTGAAGTCTTTTGGGTTTTCAGAGGCGATGCTCACGCGTTTTTTCAGCCATTTCTCAGTGGTGTCTTTTTGGAGACCGCGCTGGCAACCCCATACTGGGTGTTTGAACATGTCTGGGCGGCATTCGCACGAGGGGGGACCGCGCTGCCGCGAAAAGGCATGGGCGCGATCGCACAACAGCTTGCGGAGACGTTACCACCAGGAACGATTCGCCTGAACCAGCGGGTGCAGCAGATCGATGAAGGCAACGTACTGCTGGAATCCGGTGAAACACTCTCGGGAGATGTGTTGGTGATTGCGACAGATGACGAGACTGCGTCTCGGTTACGTGGTGAGGGTGTGTCGGGTAGGGAGGCACGAGTCTCGACCACGATCTATTTTGATGCGCCGGCTCCACCACAACACGGAGCTTGGTTGATGCTCAATGGAGCGGGTAATGGACTGGTCAATACGGTCTGCGTGTTGAGCGAGGCTGCCCCCTCATACGCGCCGAATGGACGCGCCCTCATCTCCACAACGGTGACGGATCACACGGAGCGCTACGATAATCTTCCAGACGTTGTGCGTGAATTCTTACGATCGTGGTTCGGGCGACAGGTGGATGAATGGCGTCATCTACGGACCGATCGAATCCGCCGCGCACTGCCTCCAGTGGATCTGCTTCCTTCCTCTGAGGGCGGGACGCCTTCTCGTGTGGCCGATGGGTTGTATCTCTGCGGTGATTACCGGGAGAGCGGCACTCTTGATGGCGCATTGGTATCAGGACGCAAGGCGGCTGAAACGGTTCTGGTGGATCATGCCATAGTCTGA
- a CDS encoding ATP-dependent RNA helicase DeaD — protein sequence MKHSQRSESTTPTATGFSPGFASLGLEASLLTTLEALGYEEPTPIQREAVPPLLAGRDLLGQAATGTGKTAAFALPMLQRIGHGSKTRPSALVLVPTRELAIQVGEAVQRYGKELRTSVLPVYGGQAIGPQLYALKRGVDIVVATPGRALDHIRRGVLKLEHVQIVVLDEADEMLDMGFADDLDAILQQTPKTKQTALFSATMPPRIRSIAHRHLHNPVEITIAKEPVKAGTAPRVKQTAYIVARPHRAATLARVIDVAGAKSALVFCRTRLEVDEVTAMLTARGCRAEAIHGGMSQGQRDRVMQAFKAGQTELLIATDVAARGLDIPQVSHVINYDLPSSAEVYVHRIGRTGRAGREGAAITILDPREQRLLRSIEQHTKAQVIVVPVPSVADLRAKQLERIQAAMVEVLQDGKLDGFAPLVDRLVASHSSADVAAAAIKLLVRAQGGERPEQEIPGMPARQPEFGRPVRQAGRYDDRSRTLSSRSDRQPTGPPRQGQRQAGMARVYIGAGREVGIRPGDLVGAIANEAKVRSNVIGAIEIEDRFSIVDVPESMAAGIVEILGRVRIKGRKVPVRLFRE from the coding sequence ATGAAACATAGCCAGCGCTCCGAGTCCACGACACCGACTGCGACAGGCTTTTCGCCGGGGTTCGCTTCATTAGGGCTGGAGGCGTCACTCCTCACGACCCTGGAAGCCCTCGGCTACGAGGAACCAACTCCGATCCAGCGCGAGGCGGTTCCTCCACTGTTAGCCGGACGAGATCTTCTCGGACAAGCCGCCACTGGAACGGGGAAGACGGCGGCCTTTGCCTTGCCGATGCTGCAGCGCATCGGTCATGGCTCCAAAACACGCCCGTCGGCACTGGTACTCGTTCCCACGCGAGAGTTGGCGATCCAAGTCGGAGAAGCAGTCCAGCGCTATGGCAAAGAATTACGAACCAGCGTGCTGCCGGTCTACGGAGGACAGGCGATAGGGCCACAACTCTACGCACTCAAGCGCGGAGTGGATATCGTCGTGGCGACTCCCGGCAGAGCCCTCGATCACATTCGTCGGGGGGTCCTCAAACTGGAGCATGTACAGATCGTCGTTCTGGACGAAGCGGATGAAATGCTCGATATGGGATTCGCAGATGATCTCGATGCCATTTTGCAACAAACACCCAAGACGAAACAGACCGCCTTGTTCTCTGCAACGATGCCGCCGAGAATTCGTTCAATCGCCCACCGGCATCTCCACAATCCGGTCGAGATTACGATCGCCAAGGAACCGGTCAAGGCCGGTACTGCCCCGCGTGTGAAGCAGACAGCCTATATCGTGGCCAGACCCCATCGAGCGGCCACGCTGGCCCGTGTGATCGACGTGGCCGGTGCAAAGTCCGCGCTCGTGTTTTGCCGCACAAGGTTGGAGGTCGATGAGGTCACGGCAATGCTGACTGCCCGCGGGTGTCGGGCCGAGGCCATCCACGGCGGCATGAGTCAAGGGCAGCGTGACCGCGTCATGCAAGCGTTCAAAGCCGGACAAACAGAGCTACTGATTGCGACCGATGTCGCCGCGCGCGGATTGGATATTCCACAGGTATCTCATGTGATCAACTACGATCTGCCGTCCTCCGCTGAGGTCTATGTCCATCGAATCGGCCGCACCGGTCGAGCCGGACGGGAAGGTGCGGCGATCACGATCCTCGATCCCCGTGAACAACGGCTTTTACGGAGTATCGAGCAACATACAAAGGCTCAGGTCATAGTTGTGCCGGTGCCCAGCGTGGCCGATCTCCGCGCCAAACAGTTGGAACGTATACAGGCTGCCATGGTCGAGGTCTTGCAAGATGGAAAACTCGATGGGTTTGCGCCACTCGTCGATCGATTGGTCGCCTCCCATTCATCGGCCGACGTGGCCGCAGCCGCGATCAAGCTGCTTGTTCGGGCCCAAGGTGGGGAGCGTCCAGAACAAGAGATTCCCGGAATGCCTGCTCGGCAGCCTGAATTCGGAAGGCCGGTCCGTCAGGCTGGTCGCTACGATGACCGGTCTCGCACCCTATCCTCCCGATCGGATCGTCAGCCGACAGGGCCACCACGTCAGGGACAGCGACAGGCCGGCATGGCACGGGTATATATTGGGGCTGGACGCGAGGTAGGGATCAGGCCGGGCGATCTTGTGGGGGCCATCGCCAACGAGGCAAAGGTCCGCTCCAACGTCATCGGCGCCATTGAAATTGAAGATCGGTTTTCCATTGTCGATGTTCCGGAATCCATGGCCGCCGGCATCGTTGAAATCCTGGGTCGTGTTCGCATCAAAGGCCGGAAGGTACCGGTCCGATTATTTCGTGAATAG
- a CDS encoding hypothetical protein (conserved protein of unknown function) yields the protein MKEVTKGLAISTSVISAPARGGAMRLSREHLLELVTRLFIFKAERWKRRARFYERHRDYFPRLSSSRFVDRCRQLEETYRTLAQVMFLLPTQDQLVSVRALASRRI from the coding sequence ATGAAGGAAGTCACGAAAGGACTGGCTATATCCACATCCGTCATCTCTGCTCCCGCGAGAGGAGGAGCAATGCGGTTATCTCGAGAGCATCTGTTGGAGTTGGTCACCAGGTTGTTCATCTTCAAAGCCGAGCGCTGGAAACGACGCGCACGGTTCTATGAACGGCATCGGGACTACTTCCCTCGTTTGTCGTCAAGTCGGTTTGTGGATCGATGCCGTCAGCTGGAAGAGACCTATCGGACGCTTGCACAAGTGATGTTTCTTCTCCCGACGCAAGACCAGCTTGTATCGGTCCGTGCCCTGGCTTCGAGAAGGATATGA
- a CDS encoding Anti-sigma factor antagonist has protein sequence MDQGTRHTLTVTSRENAGITVVNMQGSLAATTAEHGNQEMKKIVDAGARKVVVNLADVDYISSGGIRVLILACKQLNNVQGEMKIAAAKGMVKEALEASGFNLLNRVYGESVQLCNTEEEAVAAFKA, from the coding sequence ATGGACCAGGGAACCCGACACACATTGACCGTGACCTCGCGTGAGAACGCCGGCATCACCGTTGTGAACATGCAGGGAAGCCTTGCGGCTACCACAGCCGAGCACGGGAACCAGGAAATGAAAAAGATTGTCGACGCGGGCGCCAGAAAAGTTGTCGTCAATCTGGCTGATGTCGACTATATCAGCAGCGGTGGCATCCGAGTTCTTATTCTGGCGTGCAAGCAACTCAACAATGTGCAGGGAGAGATGAAGATTGCCGCCGCGAAAGGGATGGTAAAAGAAGCCCTCGAAGCCAGCGGATTTAATTTATTGAACCGCGTGTACGGAGAAAGCGTTCAATTGTGCAACACGGAAGAGGAGGCTGTAGCGGCTTTTAAGGCCTAA
- a CDS encoding Anti-sigma factor antagonist, translating into MSPDRSFALLGICDPVLAVCSMLLGGAAAYVILSIAERMRATEQVSFKLRWLSVGAVAGGLEIWAIHFIGNLAFCPPIPAVQDVGLAIVSILSAGAAGAVAVYLISTHDGSHLRLVSGGLMMGACLMVTHFTSLMAIHQMADVLQDLPLFILSVVGMVGLGIVVLLVGGWNIRHRDWRVTEKASVMGVALSASHLAGMIPAYSFSGFTTSTPLPGIEVQLLAVVAVSLSTLLAIIDRQVTTASSLARDSHARLMEAIESVPQWFALFDVDDRLVICNRKYREVVSGAGAQVQPGDSFESIIRRIAERGDIPAAIGNVDSWVKNRLDMHDNPQGPYIQYRSNGEWIQINEKRTHDGGIVAIATDITALKNAEQAAEDATRRLTDSLALVEAAKARMQEELNVGRDIQRSMLPRVFPPFPDRKELELYAVLEPALEIGGDLYDFFLIDDHRLCFVVGDVAGNGVPAALFMAMTKIMVKTRAMSDPSPASIVTHVNDALSADNDSCMFVTLYLGILNLRDGTLLATNAGHNPPLLKRQGGQFEWMTAQDGPMVGPMPGIAFKESTIQLGPGDELFLYTDGVTEADNRRRELFGNSRLKSVLTKSKAGSVVDRLSEVMNAVRGFAGEVPQADDITMLGLRYHGVPPPNVAVKVFHQTMVNQLMAIPDLQIAFEEYVAQWPGAKPLIPTFNMALDDLLNNVVQYAFPNDPTEHHIEVEGEVLDACVVLTIRDDGIPFNPLSVAPPDLSVLLHEREIGGLGIHLVRAMFDEVTYHRNVRRNVLTIKKRLVSGTAGSSSRTDMTGISALDVGRLPQELPEDSRKDGGGVEIRHSGTVLIVTPRDRFDTNSAPEVERVLTHHIGRGERQIVLDLSQISYISSIGLRVILKAVVAMMQIGGRVVLSGGSDHVRMVLQLSGALMTSLHASTMDEALSKVQERG; encoded by the coding sequence ATGAGTCCTGACCGGAGCTTCGCCTTGTTGGGAATTTGCGATCCGGTGCTTGCCGTCTGTTCGATGCTGCTTGGGGGTGCGGCAGCCTATGTCATCCTCAGCATTGCCGAACGGATGCGCGCAACCGAACAAGTATCCTTTAAGCTGCGGTGGCTTTCAGTAGGCGCCGTCGCAGGTGGGCTTGAGATCTGGGCAATCCACTTCATCGGGAATCTGGCATTCTGTCCGCCGATTCCAGCCGTACAGGACGTTGGGCTCGCTATCGTTTCCATCCTATCCGCCGGAGCTGCTGGAGCCGTAGCGGTCTATCTCATCAGCACCCATGACGGGAGTCACCTCCGACTCGTATCCGGTGGGTTGATGATGGGGGCCTGCCTGATGGTGACGCATTTTACGAGTTTGATGGCCATACATCAGATGGCCGATGTCCTGCAGGACTTGCCTCTCTTCATTCTCTCGGTTGTGGGGATGGTCGGGCTCGGTATCGTCGTCCTCTTGGTGGGCGGTTGGAACATTCGGCATAGGGACTGGCGTGTAACGGAAAAGGCAAGTGTCATGGGTGTCGCCTTGTCTGCCTCCCACTTGGCCGGGATGATTCCCGCCTACAGTTTTTCTGGCTTCACGACAAGTACTCCGCTACCGGGGATCGAAGTGCAGCTTCTCGCCGTTGTCGCGGTGTCGCTCTCGACTCTCCTGGCCATCATCGATCGGCAAGTGACCACAGCCTCAAGTCTGGCGCGTGATAGTCATGCCCGGCTGATGGAGGCGATCGAAAGCGTCCCGCAATGGTTTGCGCTCTTCGATGTAGACGATCGTCTGGTGATCTGTAATCGCAAGTATCGCGAAGTGGTCTCTGGGGCTGGAGCTCAGGTCCAGCCCGGCGATTCATTTGAATCAATTATCCGTCGTATCGCCGAACGAGGCGATATCCCCGCGGCAATCGGGAATGTCGACTCTTGGGTGAAAAACCGCCTCGACATGCACGACAACCCACAAGGGCCCTATATTCAGTACAGGTCCAACGGCGAATGGATCCAGATCAACGAAAAGAGGACGCACGATGGCGGCATTGTCGCCATTGCAACCGACATCACGGCTCTGAAAAATGCTGAACAGGCTGCCGAGGATGCCACGCGGCGCTTGACGGATTCATTGGCGCTGGTGGAAGCAGCGAAAGCCCGCATGCAGGAGGAACTGAATGTCGGTCGGGATATTCAGCGGAGCATGCTCCCCCGTGTGTTTCCTCCCTTCCCGGATCGGAAGGAGCTGGAACTGTATGCCGTGCTCGAACCAGCACTGGAAATCGGGGGCGATCTTTACGATTTCTTTCTGATCGACGATCATCGACTGTGTTTCGTAGTCGGCGATGTGGCGGGCAATGGTGTTCCTGCCGCGCTCTTTATGGCGATGACCAAGATCATGGTCAAGACCAGGGCAATGTCTGATCCCTCGCCCGCCAGTATTGTGACCCATGTGAATGATGCCCTCAGCGCAGATAACGATTCCTGCATGTTTGTGACGCTGTACCTGGGCATCTTGAATCTTCGTGATGGGACGCTTCTCGCGACGAATGCGGGGCACAACCCTCCGCTGCTGAAGCGGCAGGGTGGACAGTTCGAATGGATGACGGCCCAAGACGGCCCTATGGTAGGCCCCATGCCGGGTATCGCATTCAAGGAAAGCACGATTCAATTGGGTCCGGGCGACGAACTCTTCTTGTACACTGATGGAGTCACTGAGGCCGATAATAGGCGGCGTGAACTGTTCGGCAACAGCCGATTGAAATCGGTCCTTACCAAGTCCAAAGCTGGCTCCGTCGTCGATCGGCTCAGTGAAGTCATGAATGCGGTGAGAGGGTTTGCCGGAGAGGTCCCTCAGGCCGACGATATCACCATGCTGGGACTGCGATATCACGGCGTCCCTCCGCCCAACGTTGCGGTCAAGGTCTTTCACCAAACGATGGTTAATCAGTTGATGGCCATCCCCGACTTACAGATTGCGTTTGAGGAGTATGTTGCGCAATGGCCAGGTGCCAAACCGCTTATCCCCACCTTCAATATGGCGCTGGATGACCTGCTGAACAACGTGGTGCAGTATGCATTCCCTAATGATCCGACGGAGCATCACATCGAAGTAGAAGGCGAAGTGCTTGACGCGTGTGTCGTGCTGACTATTCGGGATGATGGCATCCCCTTTAACCCGCTATCGGTCGCTCCCCCGGACCTGTCGGTGTTGTTGCATGAACGTGAAATCGGTGGCTTGGGGATTCATCTGGTCCGGGCCATGTTTGACGAAGTGACGTACCATCGGAATGTGAGGCGTAATGTTCTGACGATAAAAAAGAGGCTGGTGTCCGGGACAGCTGGTTCAAGCAGTCGTACCGATATGACAGGAATCAGCGCACTCGACGTCGGGAGACTTCCGCAAGAATTACCGGAAGACTCTCGGAAGGACGGAGGTGGTGTCGAAATACGTCACAGTGGGACCGTGCTGATCGTCACCCCACGGGACCGCTTCGATACGAACAGCGCGCCGGAAGTGGAGCGTGTGCTGACCCACCACATCGGGCGAGGGGAACGGCAGATTGTGCTTGACCTCTCACAGATTTCGTATATTTCCTCTATTGGGTTGCGGGTGATTCTCAAAGCTGTAGTCGCGATGATGCAAATTGGTGGAAGGGTGGTACTCTCGGGAGGGAGTGACCATGTCAGGATGGTCCTTCAACTGAGCGGAGCGCTGATGACGAGCCTTCACGCTTCCACGATGGATGAAGCTCTGTCGAAGGTCCAAGAGCGGGGCTAG
- a CDS encoding Signal peptidase I yields MCLLIACMGLWAGCSSAPSPVSHRDQEPKSVFQQLAHLEVSSNRLYRAVVDQADVVGYSRQLELQSDLAGPLLPADFEPIQRSFAGSLKVMLFDLSPADFWEQHLAEHYAEILSIKEAQRLVDEYEREILNASSQVQLLRRSFVTDRLPTLLPVVRARSQTFEISHEAMIPTFLPGDHVIVNRVAYQTATPRRGDVVLYRYPDEEGKLLLHRVIGLPGDLIEIRAQALSVNGEPMTESYVQHTDRSLAPGNVRDHVGPMIVPPDTYYVLGDNREESLDSRFLGPIRRTQILGQVVFIYWSVDDDLRTPRWDRLNQPVH; encoded by the coding sequence ATGTGCCTGCTGATTGCATGCATGGGGCTGTGGGCAGGATGCAGCAGTGCCCCGAGTCCCGTTTCACACCGCGACCAAGAGCCGAAAAGCGTTTTTCAACAACTGGCACACCTAGAAGTATCTTCTAATCGTCTCTACCGGGCGGTTGTGGATCAGGCCGATGTGGTGGGGTATAGCCGTCAACTTGAGCTCCAGTCGGATCTTGCCGGCCCGTTGCTCCCGGCCGACTTTGAGCCCATCCAGCGATCGTTCGCAGGCTCACTCAAGGTGATGCTGTTCGACCTGTCTCCGGCCGACTTCTGGGAACAGCATCTCGCCGAACACTATGCTGAAATCCTGTCCATCAAGGAGGCTCAGAGACTTGTCGATGAGTACGAACGGGAGATCCTGAATGCATCGTCTCAGGTGCAGCTTCTACGTCGGAGCTTTGTGACTGATCGTCTCCCGACACTATTACCAGTAGTCCGGGCCCGGTCGCAGACGTTCGAAATTTCTCACGAGGCGATGATCCCCACGTTCTTACCGGGGGACCACGTCATTGTGAACCGGGTTGCCTATCAGACAGCAACTCCACGACGAGGGGATGTCGTCCTCTACCGCTATCCGGACGAAGAGGGGAAACTCTTGTTGCATCGAGTGATCGGGCTTCCTGGTGATCTGATCGAGATCCGTGCTCAGGCACTCTCGGTGAATGGTGAACCCATGACGGAATCCTATGTGCAGCACACCGACCGATCTCTTGCCCCCGGAAACGTGCGCGATCATGTCGGACCCATGATCGTCCCGCCGGATACCTACTACGTTTTGGGCGACAACAGAGAAGAGAGTTTGGATAGCCGCTTCTTAGGGCCCATCAGGAGGACCCAGATTCTAGGACAGGTTGTGTTCATCTACTGGTCTGTGGATGACGATCTACGCACGCCGCGTTGGGATCGCCTCAATCAGCCGGTACATTGA
- a CDS encoding hypothetical protein (conserved membrane protein of unknown function) — MRLVLLLVIVGLIIFGPQLWTRRVFAKHSAPRPDFPGTGGELARHLLNRFDMQHVRVEPTETGDHYDPVIKAVRLTSPIFDGKSLTAITVAAHEVGHAIQDHLGYQPLAERTKLVRVAHGAEKVGIVLMMGIPIAAAVARSPAAGVVVMVAGLATMGISTLVHLVTLPVEWDASFRRALPVLRQGSYLSPEDERGARSILTAAALTYVAASLASLLNLWRWIALLRR, encoded by the coding sequence ATGCGTCTCGTCCTACTATTGGTCATTGTCGGTCTGATCATCTTCGGGCCGCAACTCTGGACCAGACGGGTGTTTGCCAAGCATAGTGCGCCGCGCCCTGACTTTCCAGGAACAGGAGGCGAATTGGCCCGGCACCTGCTCAATCGTTTCGACATGCAGCACGTGAGGGTCGAACCGACCGAGACGGGCGACCACTACGACCCTGTCATCAAAGCAGTCCGACTCACGTCCCCTATATTCGATGGGAAATCCCTCACGGCGATTACGGTCGCCGCCCACGAGGTCGGACATGCTATTCAAGACCATCTAGGTTACCAGCCCCTCGCGGAGCGCACCAAGCTTGTGCGAGTTGCGCATGGAGCAGAGAAGGTCGGTATCGTCCTGATGATGGGGATTCCAATCGCGGCGGCCGTCGCCCGAAGCCCTGCGGCAGGCGTCGTTGTCATGGTGGCCGGACTGGCGACCATGGGGATCTCTACGCTGGTGCACCTCGTCACGCTTCCGGTCGAGTGGGACGCCAGCTTCAGACGTGCCCTCCCCGTTCTCCGACAGGGAAGTTATCTGTCACCCGAAGATGAGCGAGGCGCTCGCAGCATCCTGACTGCCGCCGCCCTGACCTACGTAGCGGCTTCTCTTGCCAGTCTGCTGAACTTGTGGCGCTGGATTGCCCTCCTACGACGTTAA